One genomic region from Oncorhynchus clarkii lewisi isolate Uvic-CL-2024 chromosome 21, UVic_Ocla_1.0, whole genome shotgun sequence encodes:
- the LOC139378497 gene encoding protein mono-ADP-ribosyltransferase PARP12-like, which yields MDTTALVYKILCAHNGYFELEEMRANFSTPEDDLESVLGNQDMFTSAVFEGNKLIFAKTKMRLCRDKECNGCSNLHLCVFYLYGTCRFNEGQRCHFCHELTSEYNIRVLREHHLEKLDKRELCMLLLQNDNTLLPPVCFTYNKGSGEYGYCPDKEKCRRLHVCQRYITGTCAADVDCDRSHDFYEPHPLNTLQQRGVPNELVASMLYTYRNNQAIQYEEGSRPVCHPPPPPPPPPPPQTYLPAPNVVQRETHYIHLQPIIVHSQVTPSMLCNFKLKSRPFVQTKSKSHTKPSSASHQSKPSKPPTPAPHQSKSSHTAPHQSKSTKPPSPAPHQSKSSKAPPPTPQQSKSSKAPPPTPQQSKSSKPSPPTPQQSKSSKPSPPTPQQSKSSKPPPPTPQQSKSPKPPPPTPQQSKSSKPHPPAPHKSKSSQPAPHQPKTTKAPPSARRR from the exons ATGGATACAACAGCTCTGGTCTATAAGATCCTCTGTGCCCATAATGGGTATTTTGAGCTGGAAGAAATGCGTGCCAACTTTAGCACGCCAGAAGATGACCTGGAGAGTGTTTTAGGGAATCAGGATATGTTTACCAGTGCTGTCTTTGAGGGAAACAAACTGATATTTGCCAAGACGAAGATGAGATTATGCAGAGACAAGGAATGTAATGGCTGCAGCAATTTACATCTGTGTGTATTCTACCTTTATGGAACGTGTCGATTCAATGAAGG ACAACGGTGCCACTTCTGTCATGAGCTGACGTCAGAATACAACATCAGAGTCCTGAGAGAGCATCACCTGGAGAAATTGGACAAGAGGGAGCTGTGTATGTTACTACTGCAGAATGACAACACCCTCTTACCCCCA GTTTGCTTCACATACAACAAAGGTAGTGGAGAGTACGGATACTGTCCTGACAAGGAGAAATGCAGAAGACTCCACGTCTGTCAGCGCTACATTACAGGAACCTGTGCTGCAGATGTGGACTGTGACAGGTCTCACGACTTCTACGAGCCCCACCCGCTCAACACCCTACAGCAGAGGGGAGTACCTAATGAACTGGTGGCATCCATGTTGTACACCTACCGCAACAACCAGGCCATTCAGTATGAGGAAGGCTCTAGACCTGTGTGtcatcctcctccaccaccaccaccacccccacccccacaaaCATATCTCCCGGCCCCCAATGTTGTCCAAAGAGAGACCCACTACATCCACTTGCAGCCAATCATAGTACACTCACAAGTGACCCCTTCAATGCTCTGCAATTTCAAGTTAAAATCCCGTCCCTTTGTCCAGACCAAATCCAAGAGCCATACTAAGCCATCATCAGCTTCACACCAATCAAAACCCTCTAAACCACCTACACCAGCTCCACACCAATCAAAATCCTCTCACACGGCTCCACACCAATCAAAATCCACGAAACCACCTTCACCAGCTCCACACCAATCAAAATCCTCTAAAGCGCCTCCACCAACTCCACAGCAATCAAAATCCTCTAAAGCGCCTCCACCAACTCCACAGCAATCAAAATCCTCTAAACCGTCTCCACCAACTCCACAGCAATCAAAATCCTCTAAACCGTCTCCACCAACTCCACAGCAATCAAAATCCTCTAAACCGCCTCCACCAACTCCACAGCAATCAAAATCCCCTAAACCGCCTCCACCAACTCCACAGCAATCAAAATCCTCTAAACCGCATCCACCAGCTCCACACAAATCAAaatcctctcaaccagctccacatCAACCAAAAACAACCAAAGCTCCTCCATCAGCCAGGCGAAGATGA
- the LOC139378500 gene encoding peroxisome assembly protein 26 isoform X1, giving the protein MMSNSSTSMAHTLSFGSVRQSPPLTSNFALTHGLLDSAADQLMVQRDFQAAFDTCERGLVSLLNAEQEDSRFGELKAALCIVGIQALAELNQWPGVLAWILQHYECPEKIPAKIMQMCILLYTKVGEQAMMQEAGHVWLCCPSNGRLAGFGTVAELYLLHILVPLGHMTEARELVFGEVGGIAFTEDQKQTALDIVENKENLSQEQPPSPNPNTSPVVVVAGLNTPQGAVIQKLEALLRLLNRGLSVASGGLFRVQRFFLAAVLLYMLFVRMDPDAADAEADVGCHVCSLLSSQSSELRTVKPYRLVLGHYGLNLTENQELTIDPHHVNMN; this is encoded by the exons ATGATGAGCAACTCGTCCACCTCAATGGCTCACACTCTCAGCTTCGGATCTGTCCGTCAAAGCCCCCCGCTGACTTCAAATTTTGCACTGACACATGGACTGTTGGATTCAGCTGCCGACCAGTTAATGGTTCAGAGGGATTTCCAAGCTGCTTTCGACACATGTGAGAGAGGTCTGGTGAGCCTTTTAAACGCGGAGCAAGAAGACAGCAG GTTTGGGGAGTTGAAGGCTGCACTCTGCATTGTGGGGATTCAAGCATTGGCTGAACTCAATCAGTGGCCTGGTGTACTGGCATGGATTCTGCAGCATTATGAGTGCCCTGAGAAAATACCTGCCAAAATAATGCAGATGTG CATACTCCTCTACACCAAAGTGGGTGAGCAAGCTATGATGCAGGAGGCAGGCCATGTTTGGCTGTGCTGCCCATCCAATGGGAGATTGGCAGGATTTGGGACTGTAGCAGAGCTTTATTTACTGCATATTCTAGTGCCTTTAGGTCATATGACAGAGGCACGGGAGTTGGTTTTTGGTGAGGTGGGAGGTATTGCATTCACAGAGGACCAGAAACAAACAGCACTGGATATCGTGGAGAATAAAGAGAACCTCAGCCAAGAACAACCTCCAAGCCCTAATCCCAACAccagtcctgtggtggtggttGCTGGACTTAACACACCTCAAG GTGCTGTGATTCAGAAACTTGAGGCCTTGCTTAGGCTTTTGAACAGAGGACTATCAGTAGCCAGTGGTGGGTTATTCCGTGTTCAGAGATTTTTTCTGGCTGCGGTCCTTCTCTACATGCTTTTTGTCCGAATGGATCCAG ATGCTGCAGATGCTGAAGCAGATGTGGGATGCCATGTTTGCTCCTTACTATCGAGCCAGAGCTCAGAGCTAAGAACTGTAAAACCATACAGGCTGGTGCTGGGACATTATGGTTTAAATTTGACTGAGAACCAAGAGCTCACCATTGACCCTCACCATGTAAATATGAATTAG
- the LOC139378500 gene encoding peroxisome assembly protein 26 isoform X2, translated as MMSNSSTSMAHTLSFGSVRQSPPLTSNFALTHGLLDSAADQLMVQRDFQAAFDTCERGLVSLLNAEQEDSRFGELKAALCIVGIQALAELNQWPGVLAWILQHYECPEKIPAKIMQMCILLYTKVGEQAMMQEAGHVWLCCPSNGRLAGFGTVAELYLLHILVPLGHMTEARELVFGEVGGIAFTEDQKQTALDIVENKENLSQEQPPSPNPNTSPVVVVAGLNTPQGAVIQKLEALLRLLNRGLSVASGGLFRVQRFFLAAVLLYMLFVRMDPAHPSSFPWISQMLQMLKQMWDAMFAPYYRARAQS; from the exons ATGATGAGCAACTCGTCCACCTCAATGGCTCACACTCTCAGCTTCGGATCTGTCCGTCAAAGCCCCCCGCTGACTTCAAATTTTGCACTGACACATGGACTGTTGGATTCAGCTGCCGACCAGTTAATGGTTCAGAGGGATTTCCAAGCTGCTTTCGACACATGTGAGAGAGGTCTGGTGAGCCTTTTAAACGCGGAGCAAGAAGACAGCAG GTTTGGGGAGTTGAAGGCTGCACTCTGCATTGTGGGGATTCAAGCATTGGCTGAACTCAATCAGTGGCCTGGTGTACTGGCATGGATTCTGCAGCATTATGAGTGCCCTGAGAAAATACCTGCCAAAATAATGCAGATGTG CATACTCCTCTACACCAAAGTGGGTGAGCAAGCTATGATGCAGGAGGCAGGCCATGTTTGGCTGTGCTGCCCATCCAATGGGAGATTGGCAGGATTTGGGACTGTAGCAGAGCTTTATTTACTGCATATTCTAGTGCCTTTAGGTCATATGACAGAGGCACGGGAGTTGGTTTTTGGTGAGGTGGGAGGTATTGCATTCACAGAGGACCAGAAACAAACAGCACTGGATATCGTGGAGAATAAAGAGAACCTCAGCCAAGAACAACCTCCAAGCCCTAATCCCAACAccagtcctgtggtggtggttGCTGGACTTAACACACCTCAAG GTGCTGTGATTCAGAAACTTGAGGCCTTGCTTAGGCTTTTGAACAGAGGACTATCAGTAGCCAGTGGTGGGTTATTCCGTGTTCAGAGATTTTTTCTGGCTGCGGTCCTTCTCTACATGCTTTTTGTCCGAATGGATCCAG CTCATCCCTCATCTTTCCCCTGGATCTCACAGATGCTGCAGATGCTGAAGCAGATGTGGGATGCCATGTTTGCTCCTTACTATCGAGCCAGAGCTCAGAGCTAA